The window TCCCAAGTATTTAGAGCCATATACTGGGAGGGATATCAACAACTACTCTACAAACAAACTtcataagaaaatagaaactctTATCTCACTCAAATCCAGTGTGCTTTAAATGTGGAAAAGTTAGACATTTTAAGAAGGATTGTAAGGTTAATAACTTAATGCATTAAGCCATCATTTGTATTAATGATGGTCAAAATTTGTGTGCTATGAGTTAAACCACTCTTGAAAGTGCCCATCATTAAAGGGTTAGCATCCATTTTATAATCCTCATTAATAGAAGTCTCGTTCATTTCCCAATCATGACTACTACTACTAATATACCCTTCAAGTGGCTCATTATGAAATCGTATTCCATTTTCACCATCAACACTTAAAAGGTTTTACTAATTCACAATGAATGTGTCTACTTTTATGCGTCAACATTGGGTCTTAATCCTATCATTTTTCAATCTTGAATGATGTATGATATTTAGAATGAAAGTTGTAGATCAGGAGATATGACCATGATTCTCCATTCTCTACACAATAGAAATGGTAGCTTACCAATTGtacaatttaaacaaataaaaaatttcacatcCCCATCATAGGTTAGCTGTATAGGAGTTGTTGGTATATTGACATTAAATATGAACTCTATTGAAAGAAAATACTCTATTGGATTTAGACTTGAAATATGATAGACAACCCCTAATAATTCTTCGTATGATAGTCTTTGAGACATCAATGCCTTTGCCTTTACTTTCTTTGAaacaaaaagtatttttatccCCGGTCTAGTCTTccttcatataaaaatattgttcttCATCAACCATTGAAGCAACAAAAATAATCCTAACTATTGGTACCAACACACAACAGTAGAACATTTTTGAGCTACAATGGAGCATTATCATCAATTAAGTagatattcattttaaaaatcttattcatTGTTAAGTCCATCTTATTTcaataaacatatttattattatagtaagtaaaaaatattgaagattattaataatatttacaaTCACAAATACTACCAACCATGCtacaaaaatataatgtttttagttattaaataattttagatattGTAACTCTTAGTTATTATGTTGTAATTCGTGCCACGGATGCCCCCGGGTAATTTACAAATGATTCAACTTCCATtgagtataatttttttaaaaaaaattaatgataacatAGTATTactattgaatatatataaacttaacCTATGTCAAGTTCAACTTAACACCGCTAAAATTTGATATACAACTACAAAATGCAAATTTATCTATCATTTCAAAACcctattatatcatatatttatatttgtataaaaagCCAATATGcaaatgatatcaaaattaTCGTAAAATTTCATAGGTTTTATTACTTATCATCCTTTGACCTTTACCATAGGGCTAATGCTCCTCTATACTTTTTGAGTTAGTTGTTTACCTCTTTTTAATTCCCTTATCATGactataaatgatatttaaaaaagtaataacgatttcaaacttatttacatatttattatatcccattaataacttaaaaatattcaacaaagaggaaatgaaagaaaaatatatggaaGTGAAGAGAATAAAcataattgatatttaaaatttaaagaaatgtgATGAACAAGAGAGAGAAGACAAATgggaagaaagaaatgaagatAAGAAATGTGATGGGAGAAAAAGTCAAGAATTGGAAAAATGggttgaaaagtatttttattaactatatattaatttttaaattaaaagaagtGGAGGGTTAGATTTGGAATCTAATGATATTTCATGCCTTTCAATCAAGTAACCCTGTATAATGAGGAATTCAGGAGAGTTTCCAGCACAGACAAATATGACCAAGTGTGAGCAGACCACCTGTGTCATCTTCTTCCTCTCATGCCTTCTTCCTTTAGGTTATCTCAGCTGTCTGCAAACCAGAGGGCCACCATGTTTCAAGCTTCTGAGCTTCTCAAAGACGCTACATCCTCTGTGTGGATAGTTGCACAAGAGCCAAACCCATGTGGATGGAAGGGAGTTTCATGCACCTCCAACAACGCCTCAATAACCCATCTTCCCTCTCTGATTTTTCTTACTGACTCTGGTTTTCTTCCACTTGTTTGTGAGATTGGGTCTTTGGAAGCTCTTGACCTCTCCAACAACCGTTTGAGCTCAATCCCAGATGGGTTCATCACTGCTTGTGGGAAGATTGGTGGGTTGAAGCTGTTGAGTTTCAGTAGAAACAGGTTGGTTGGTGCTTTGCCTACTTTTTAATGGCTTTATTGGGCTGCAGTTCTTGGATTTTTCTTACAATAGTTGAGTGGAAACATTGGTTTACAGTTAGATGGATTGAATGAACTCAGAACTTTGAATCTGAGCTCTAACCAGTTCAGTGGCCATGTTCCTACCCACCTTGGAAAGTCCAGGGTATTGGAGCATCTTCTACTTTCCAAAAATTTTTTTCATGGGGGAATTCCGAAAGTATCTTGATTATCATAAGTTGGTTCTGATTATCTCAGTAATAATCAGCTTTCTGGGTCTTTACCTGCAAGGATTGGAGACCTTTCCAAACTGAAAATATTGATTCTGTCATCCAATAATTTGAGTGGAGAATCCCAACAAATCTTTCAAACATCAGAACTCTTTCAAGATTCGCAGCGaatgaaaacaatttcaatGGCAACATTCCCAATGGAATTTCAAGGTTTCTCAAGATTTTGATCTTAGTTATAATAAGTTAAGTGGGTCGATCCCATCTGACCTGATGATGCAGCCGAACTGCAGAGAGTGGACCTGTCTTACAATTTTTGGGTGGGTCGATACCTGCAAACATGTCTTCAAGCTTGGTTAGGTTGAGATTGGGAAGCAATTCACTCAGCGGAGGTAATCCCATCTGCAAAGCTGGGGACACTTGCTGAAATTGGACCTACTTGGAGCTGGAAAACAATAGTTTGTCGGGATCCATCCCTCCTGAATTGGGTTCTTGCCAGAGTTTAGCGCTGCTGAACCTGCAATGAATAATTTGGCAGGTCGTCTGCCCCTGGAGTTGGGTAGCCTTAATCATCTTCAGGTTTTGAAGCTTCAGTCCAACAAACTGACTGGCGAGATCCCGGATCAGATAACCCCAAATCCAAAGTTTGTTGGTGCTGAATATCAGTGAGAATTTGCTAAGTGGCGGAATCCATCTTCTATTGGAGGCTGAAGAGCCTTACCAACTTGAACTTAGAGGCAACCGTCTTTTGGGGTCCATACCTCCATCAATCAGTAGCTTCAATTCTCTATTAGAACTTCAGCTGGGAAGGAATCACTGAGTGGCCACATTCCAATGATGCCGAGCAGCTTGCAGATTGCCTTGAATCTCAGCCACAACCTCTTTGAAGGACCTATCCCAAACACTCTCTCTCGGTTGAGCAGTTTAGAAGTGTGGGATCTGTCGAACAACAAATTCTCAGGTGAGATTCCAATATTTCTGACGCTGTTTAGATCGATGACACAGTTGTTACTCTCAAATAATCAGCTTTCTGGAGTTATTCCCAAGTTTGGGCATTGGGTTGCTGTGGATACAAGTGGAAATCCAAGGCTAGTTAACACCACGTCACACCCTATCTCAACACGAAAATCGCAATATAAGATGAAGTCAGTGGGTTCGTCAGTTGCAGTTGCAGTTGCAGTGGGAACTGCTTCTCTTGCTCTCGGAATAACAATGGCGATTCTGATTGCAGTGTCTAGATCCAGACGCCATGGCAGGGTCAAAAGCAATTAGAAGCTCTCACCACCCTTAACTCAAGTAAGATTTAACATACTTGGTCCCCATCATCCTATAACTTAAAGTTCTGACTTAACATGATCTCCGGGGGTAGTCATTTGTCAACAAGTTTTGATACACTTGATATCAAGACTGTCAGCAATCAAACTTGACAAATAAATGGAACACAGAGCATCCTTCTTGGAGGTAAACACATTAGCATCACTTGATCAGTGAACCTCCAGAATATTTGTTGATGTTCATATGTTTGAAAAATGGAATAGAAAGTACATCTTCAAGTTTAATTATCGGTCAtttgtagaatttattttaGCTAATGAATGGTCTTAGATGATTACATGAGGATTTGTATCAAATAGCTGGTAGCTATTTTTAACATGGAGAGAAGTAGAAGTAGCTGCTGGTAAATGAGAAGGACAGCAAACGAAAAACCAATTGACTATGATTCAACAGTTGAGAGCCTCTGGCTTCGGTAGCTTCGATTGCAAGGGTTGAGACCATGCTCTACTTACAGCTTTTGAAagccaaaaactgtttttcagtcTAATAACAACAAAATCACCTATTGAGCCACCCATTTTTTACTGTTGCAAAGTAGCTCGGTTGAAATCATGGATTTAGCTTCGCTTTCtgcttttgaattaaaaaaagaagtaaaaaactTATACCAAATGAAGCTTAAACCACTCTGGAGCCTATTGAATCTGCATTACCAATTTACCATATGTGACCTGTTTCCAGGTTCATCATCTTCTACAAATCTAATGTTCAAGCAAAAAGACATTCAATTCCATACAACAATTCATAAATGGGAGAACATGGCTTTGTGTAAATCAGTTAATTACTGTATTTCATATCCGAGTCTAACCAGATTACCAACATCATCATCATAAGATGTCTAAGATGAAATGACTGCTACTAAATCTGAGAAATATATGGTTCTGATTTGCAAGTACAAGCAAAAAACTTGACTCCATCTCAACTCTTCCAATCCACCTCAATTTTGTAGCCTCACTTCAGAGATTAGACTAATATCTGACAAGCGCTGGGGTAGTAACTGAGAAGCATACTTCATTCTTGCTGCATAATAATAAACTGATAATATAGTGCAAAGATATACATAAAAGGATAATGAAACAAGTGCACTTTTGCTTACAATGGAATCTGCAGAAGGAACCTCAGAGTCCTACAACCAGTTGGCTTTTCTCTGTGAGTCTGCAGCATCCAACTACAACTTTCTGTAGAACATGGCACTTGGTAAAAAAAATAGCTCCCTATAAAGCCTTTTGTCTTCAGATTTATTGTGCTCCATCTGGAGATAAAAGAACTGAACTCCAATTAGTTCCATGATAGCTGCTAGATACACACAAATATGTATGTATACTAGGAAGAGAGAGTTTAAAAACTGTACTCAGTTAATCCTTCTTTTCCCCTATTTCTACAAAGATCATTTAGTTAAagggaaatgaaaaataaacgGGACTAGGATGACTTGCAgataaaggaaaattttctttgttaaccctaaaccctaaaccagCTACTTTAATGTTTTAAAGTAGCTGtcaaagaaatggaagaacTTTTCCAATTGTTTATGGTCTTGAACATGATTTCACCCTCTAATGTTTGATTGATTCCCATTGATATGAAATCTTTGATATACCAATGCCATTTAAAGGAACCAATGAAAATCAAGAATCTGCATGTTTTTGATATCCATGGACCTAATTCAATTCAGTGGACCTTTCATTAGTTGTCTATAATGTCACAGCCTGCTCAAATCTGCTACCAACTTGTTCACCTTAACTTTAATAGAAGCAGTTACCCATTTTAGAATTGTCCAGAATTGTAGAGAATCTTCTGAAATGGTATAAAACCCCCCAAAATGGTAAAAACCCTGTAAGAATAATCTAGAAATCTAGAAGAAGGTTTCTCAGAGAACCTAGGAAACTATGTTCTAGATTCTTCCAATTATAAATAGGGGCAACCTTGTTTGGTTAAGACACCTACTGAGATCTATAAAGCATTGTATAAATTTCTAGTTAATTTCACCTAGCAGTCACCCTAACTCTCTTCCAGTGTTCCTTCTTTCGCTGGTCACTAATTTGCACTTTTATCTAGAGCTACTTGAAGGTTCTTGAAGTTGTAAGTGTTGGGTACTTGGAATTAATCCAGTCCATGACCCCAAACACAAGATCAATAAGTATATATAGTGCACAAAGAATTGCTAAGATACATCAAGTCAGTATATGCTAGATGTAATACAAATGACCATAAATGCAATATATGTGAGCAACAATTAAATGTAAAGGATAATGTGACATGTATCACTCTAAATAATGAATAGATTAgctcaaaactatttttaaggaTTCCTTGCTTCTTATCTGAGAAACTatggaattttttcttttgcaattcAGAGACCAAACCAGCTTTTCTATAAAGACTTCCTAAGTTGAATCAATTACTAGCATGAACActatttctgttttttttcataaatactTTTTACTTAAATATTTCAACATTGAAATCTAAAgcatttcaaaaaattgttcaatGAAGTTGTAGATGATCTAGGCCTTGTGGACCTTCAATTGCAAGGGGGTGCATTCACGTGGACTGGGGGTCTGAATAACATGTCAAGGGCTCGTCTAGATAGATTTCTAGTCTCTCCTTGCTGGCTTGATCAGTTCAGTAGGGTGAGCGCGGAAGCTTCCAGGCCGATTTCGGACCACTTTCCAGTATTACTTGAGGGGGGTAGTTGGAGGAGAGGGCCTGCCCCCTTcagattcgaaaatatgtggttcAAGTCGAGGGTTTAAGGAATTAATCCAGAGTTGGTGCAGGGAATAGAGGTCAGGGGTAGTGCAGTTTTAGATTATCGACGAAATTGAAGGATCTAAAGCAGAAGCTTAAAGTTTGGAATAGGGAGGAGTTTGGTAATCTGGAAAGTAACAAGGAGGCTGCGATTCAGCAAGTGGAGTATTGGGACAGAGTAGAGGATGAAAGGAGCTGTCAATGGAGGAATTAGCTTGTAAGAAGGAAGCCAGGAGGTTTATGCCAAGTGGGTTGATCTGGAAGAAACTCACTGGAGGCAGGCGTCTAGGGAACTTTGGTTGAAGGCAGGTGATAGGAATACGAGATATTTCACAGTATGGCGTCTACCCATAGGAGAGTTAATCACATGgacagaattaaaattaatgggatTAACTGACAGAGGAGTGGGAAATCAGAGAGGGGGTAGCAAATGCTTTTAAGCAGCAATTTTCCGAAAGTCCGGGGTGGAAGGCGGACATTGGAAGcctcccttttaatcaaatttgtgtGCAAGAGGCAGAGATGCTGGAGGCTCCCTTCTCTGAGGTGAAGTCCAGTCGGCCCTGATGGAattgaatggggataaagccccaggTCCTGACGggttctctgttttcttttggCAATGCTATTGAGATTTCGTCAAGGAGGAAATTCTGGAGATGTTTAAGGAGTTCCATGACCAGAATACGTTCCTCAAGAGTATTAACAACACCTTTCTGGTgctgattcctaagaaaggagggGTCGAGGATTTTGGTGATTTCAGGCCCATCAGCCTTTGGGGGGCCTCTATAAGTTGCTGGCNNNNNNNNNNNNNNNNNNNNNNNNNNNNNNNNNNNNNNNNNNNNNNNNNNNNNNNNNNNNNNNNNNNNNNNNNNNNNNNNNNNNNNNNNNNNNNNNNNNNAGCAAACctcgaagccaaatgatttcagaacaagcaagagacatcgcccggtactcagattctgtagatgacttagagactctgtcttgcttcttacttttccaagatatCAATGCATCACCTAAGAACACACACCAACCAGTGATGGAGCGACGGGTATCCGCacaaccagcccaatcagcatcactatAAGCAGCAAGGCGAGTAGAATTGCCTGCAGGGAAGAACAAGCCACGAGTAGAAGTGCCTTGAACATAGCGTATGATCCTACGAACGGCAGCCAAATGAAGATGACGAGGAGTCTGAAGGAACTGGCTGACTTGCTGTACAGCAAAAGAAATGTCCGGtctagtaatggtgagataaacAAGGCTACCCACCAACTTCCTGTATAAACTGGGATCAGCAAGTAAGTCGCCCTCCTCTTTGCgaagcttgacatttaattCCATGGGAGTATCAACAGAAGTAGCCCCTTGTAGACCAGCTGTAGCCACCAAGTCACTCGCATACTTATGTTGATTGAGGGAAATACCAGAGGGACTATGATGCAcctcaagaccaagaaaatatgtgagagacccaagatctttcatatgaaaggactcggagagatgagttttgagctGACCAAGTAAAGCAGAATCGGAACCAGTGatcacaatatcatcaacataaaccaaaagaacaacaatacccatgtctgatttccgaagaaacaaggaagtgtcatacttgctctgcctgaatgaaaattgtaataaagtggtgcggaatttatcaaaccaggctctcggagcctgtttgagaccataaagaGAGCGACGAAGCTTACACACATGTGAAGTTGGAGAGGGAAACAATCCCGGGGGTGGcttcatataaatacactctttaagatccccatgaagaaaagcattttttacatccatctgatgtagtgGCCAATCACTGGAAGCAGCAAGAGCTAGAATCGTACGAACAGTAGTCATTTTAGCCACAGGAGCAAAGGTCTCTTCATAATTGACACCATATTCCTGATTATTCCCAAGTGCAACAAGCCGAGCTTTGTAACGATCCAAACTTCCATCAGATCGGACCTTGACTGAgtaaacccatttgcaacccagAGGAACAATAGTGGGAGGACAGggctcaatgtcccaagtgtgaTTGGCCTCTAGAGCGGCAATTTCTTCCTGCATAGCTTGTCGCCAACAATCATGCTTAGCAGCATGTGAGTAGCATGTGGGAATATCAAATTTGGACAATGCAGCAGTAAGGGCTGAAATAGAATTGCCAGAACTGGAAGAGGGAAATCCATACCTATTCGGAGGTACAGACACTCGAGAAGAGCGACGTACTGAAGGTGCTGCAACTGACTGCATCTGGAGCGTGGTAGGATCAGATATCGGGTGAGCCACTGAAAGAGACTGTGGGCGGGAGCGTCTCGTATACACAATACCTGGTTGAAAGCGAGAACTGACTGGATGAAGATCTGAGAACTGTTGCTCAAAGGAGGGAAGGACCACAGTAGAAGAGGATGACACAGTAGAAGAGGATATaggaaagaaatgttgattttcaaagaaaataacattcctagaaatacgtgtacgatgtaatgtaggatcatagcaaacaaatcccttttgacacatattatatcccaagaaagcacatcgaacagattgagcagataatttatgtcgctcatgaggaggtaaatgaacaaagcatacacaaccaaaaatacgAAGGTGATCATAACTAGGTTGCTTAGCAAATAAGCGGAAATAGGGAGACTCCATATGTAGGACTTGAGAAGGTAAACGATTAATCAAGTGAGTGGCAGTTTTTAGAGCCTCTACCCAAAACATGGATGGAACAGAAGATTCTAACAAGAGAGTACGTACCACATCTAAAAGATGACGATTTTTGCGTtcggcaactccattttgttgaggagtagagGGACATGAACGTTGATGAATAATACCCTTAGAAGCCAAGAATGCTTGAAACTCAGTAGACAAATACTCACCACCGGAATCTGTGCGTAATGTcttaatagaagtagaaaattgattgtcaacATACGCTAAAAACTCAGTGAAAGTACGAAAGACCTCAGATTTAGAGCGAAGAAAGTAGACCCAAGTAAATCTgctatgatcatcaatgaaagtcacataatatttaaatttctcatgtgaactaaccggggaaggtccccaaacatcactatggataagatcaaagcaatgagatgctctacttgcatgcaaagggaagggaagagttttacttttaccaagtttgcaagaatcacactcaagagataaagaataacgatccttattaccaggtaAATCAGAGTTTAATACATGAGATAAGATTTGAGTATTGGGATGGCCTAAACGACGATGCCACACCATACTAAGATCTGAAACATTATTACAAGCAAAAGACTTAAtagaagaaagtggagaaaaatctggaacgggtaaaaatagtggaaacaagCGCCCCACTTTAGGTCCCTTTGCGATCGGCTTCCCCGTTACCTGGTCCTGCACAACACAACCATTACCAGAAAAATTAACAGCACAATTGTTATCAACTAATTGGCCAACAGAAATAAGATTCGTGGAAAGCTGAGGAGCAAGAAACACGTCAGTGAACTTAGAGGAGGCATCGCCGATAGCAGCTATGGGCAAAGAGCTGCCATTGGCAGTCTGAATGGAAGATTGACCAGCGTAGGGCCGAACATGACACAAAGCGGTGGGATTATTAGTCATGTGATTAGAGGCCCCCGAGTCCACGTACCAGAGTTTAGTAGAATTGTTACCTTGAAACCCCATTGCTGATAATGCTGAAATTAATATCTGTTGCACCATTTCTGGGGTGCAGTAATCTGGTGCAGGAGGTGCAGGAATAGAGCACGCAGCTGAAGGAGAGTCGTCTGTTGCAGAAGTTGCTACAGGAGGGATAATAACCGAAGTCTGAAATGCGTGGGCCTGACGATTTTGGGGGCGAATACGacattctttgataatgtgacccttcttcttgcaataagaacaaaacttcTTAGGGCAAGTGGCAGCAATATGCCCATATTCCTTGCAGCAAAAACACTGCAAGTTTTTAGAATGCATAGGTGGTCCGCGGCCTTGGGCAGCATAAGCTACAGTTGTCGTCCCGGAACTGCCATGAGATTGCTCCAAAATAGCTTGAGTACTAAGGCGTTGCTCTTcgcgaagtaactcaccaaaacaaatatcaagagaggGAACAGGAGATCTATTCAGTAAAGAGGAGCGGACAGATTCATATTCCGGACgtagtttcataagaaactgATCACGCCGGGTAGTCGCGTGAATAGTCTGAATAGTTGAAAGAGCAGCAATAGGAACATCCGCTGTAACCAAATCAGCATATTCATGCCAAAGAGTCAGAAATGCTGAGTAGTAGTCCTGGATGGAAAGACTACCATGTTGAAACGTGGCAATCGCATGTTCTAATTGAAAGCGACGAGCATCGTTATCCTGATGataaactttcttcaaataagCCCACATAGATTGAGCAGAGCGATGGGGCCGCAAGTGGGTGACAATATGAGGCTCCACTGAACCAAGAAGCCAAGACATGATGCGTGCATCAAGCACAGCCCATGAAGGAGAAGACCCAACATCCTGAGATTTGTCAAAAGTTGATGGTTTTTCAACATCCGTGCCATCAATATGAGCCCAAAGGTCTTTTCCcttgagaaaaagttcaaattgaAATGCCCAGGTAGAATAATTTATGCCTGTAAACTTAACACACAGAGGTGcggaatccatagaaaataaatagacttgaccgaaaaaaaatagaacccgAGACAAAAggatggaccaaaaaaaaaatcccagaagAAAACTGAACAACCACAGAAATACTGAGAAAAATGGTTGTGGTTGGGTGCAGCACGGATCAACACAGACTTGACCGAAAGATACGAGAGGCACCTCCGAAACCGAAAAGACagaaaagaatttgagggaagaaaaattagcaaccttgctctgataccatgtcaaaatattgtgtgaatgaccgaataccttggccttgagttttgtatattatatatagactttacaaggatgctttacatggaaagcaaataaaaaacaaataaattacagcatgattctagctctatacatgtaaactataatctatcaaataatatatgctaactgtacagaataatcaatggagaaataaggaaacattgtgggctaaaataaggaaagaagggtggactaaattaaggaaggtgtggacagcaagtgtgggctaaaatatggaaggtgtggagggctaaaataaggaaggtgtggagggctaaaataaggaaggtgtggacag is drawn from Vitis riparia cultivar Riparia Gloire de Montpellier isolate 1030 chromosome 18, EGFV_Vit.rip_1.0, whole genome shotgun sequence and contains these coding sequences:
- the LOC117906468 gene encoding uncharacterized protein LOC117906468, whose translation is MDSAPLCVKFTGINYSTWAFQFELFLKGKDLWAHIDGTDVEKPSTFDKSQDVGSSPSWAVLDARIMSWLLGSVEPHIVTHLRPHRSAQSMWAYLKKVYHQDNDARRFQLEHAIATFQHGSLSIQDYYSAFLTLWHEYADLVTADVPIAALSTIQTIHATTRRDQFLMKLRPEYESVRSSLLNRSPVPSLDICFGELLREEQRLSTQAILEQSHGSSGTTTVAYAAQGRGPPMHSKNLQCFCCKEYGHIAATCPKKFCSYCKKKGHIIKECRIRPQNRQAHAFQTSVIIPPVATSATDDSPSAACSIPAPPAPDYCTPEMVQQILISALSAMGFQGPGNGEADRKGT